A section of the Persephonella sp. genome encodes:
- the secY gene encoding preprotein translocase subunit SecY — protein MINQIKNILEIQDLRKRILYTLIMLAVYRLGTHIPVPGIDTANIAQYFNAAGGALFNIYNLFSGGALGRLSVFALGIMPYISAAIIMQLLTAVIPTLERYQKEEGDYGRWKITQYTRYLTIAIAGLQSFVLATWISNITTETGQHLISVSPVLFIFMTTIIITTGVVFLMWIGERITEFGIGNGISIIILASIAARIPGAIYTTYTQLRTGELSVLNGGLAIAIIIIVVAGIIYIQEAERRIPINYARRNIGSLGETATYIPFKLNPAGVIPIIFAVALLMFPATIARMFVEQSHIARVISDILSPQSYIYFLIYVALIIFFSYFYTAILVNPTEIADNLRKSGAFIPGVRAGSQTAEYLNYVLTRIVFVGSIFLAAIAVLPMILIKMLHVPFYFGGTSALIVVVVALDTLHQIEAHLAMKRYEGFLKRS, from the coding sequence TTGATTAATCAAATAAAGAATATTCTGGAGATACAGGATTTAAGGAAAAGAATCCTGTATACACTCATAATGCTTGCAGTATACAGGCTGGGAACACATATACCTGTTCCCGGCATTGATACTGCCAATATAGCCCAGTATTTTAATGCAGCTGGGGGAGCTTTATTTAATATCTATAATCTTTTTTCCGGTGGTGCACTGGGAAGATTATCTGTATTTGCCTTGGGAATTATGCCTTATATCTCAGCTGCTATTATTATGCAGCTGCTTACAGCTGTAATTCCGACTCTGGAACGTTACCAAAAAGAAGAAGGCGATTACGGTAGGTGGAAAATTACCCAGTATACAAGGTATCTGACTATTGCTATCGCTGGATTACAATCCTTTGTCCTTGCCACATGGATTAGTAATATCACCACAGAAACAGGTCAACACCTGATATCTGTTTCCCCTGTTTTATTTATTTTTATGACGACTATAATTATCACCACAGGTGTTGTATTTTTAATGTGGATAGGTGAAAGAATTACAGAGTTTGGTATAGGAAATGGAATTTCCATAATTATCCTTGCAAGTATTGCTGCCAGAATTCCAGGAGCAATATACACAACATATACTCAGTTAAGAACAGGGGAACTCAGCGTCTTGAACGGAGGGCTTGCTATAGCAATAATTATTATTGTTGTTGCAGGTATTATATATATTCAAGAGGCAGAAAGAAGAATTCCGATTAATTATGCAAGAAGAAATATTGGTTCACTTGGAGAAACGGCAACATATATTCCATTTAAACTTAACCCTGCAGGTGTTATTCCTATTATATTTGCTGTTGCACTTTTAATGTTCCCTGCGACTATTGCAAGAATGTTTGTAGAACAAAGTCATATAGCAAGGGTTATATCAGATATTCTTTCTCCTCAAAGCTACATTTACTTTTTAATATATGTTGCTTTAATTATCTTCTTTTCATATTTCTACACAGCAATACTGGTAAATCCTACAGAAATTGCAGACAACCTAAGAAAAAGTGGAGCATTTATACCTGGAGTAAGAGCAGGTTCCCAGACAGCTGAATATTTAAATTATGTTTTGACAAGAATAGTTTTTGTAGGTTCAATTTTTCTTGCAGCAATAGCTGTTCTCCCAATGATTCTTATAAAAATGCTTCATGTTCCGTTTTACTTTGGTGGAACATCGGCACTAATCGTAGTTGTAGTTGCCTTAGATACACTTCATCAGATTGAAGCACATCTTGCTATGAAAAGATACGAAGGATTTCTTAAAAGGAGTTAG
- the rplO gene encoding 50S ribosomal protein L15, with the protein MKLHELRPAEGATHRKKRVGRGIGSGHGKTSTRGHKGQKSRRGYGDLPAFFEGGQTPFIMRIPKRGFRNPNKKEYEIVNLKTLEERFEANEEVTPEILKNKRIIHCTEAVKILGDGELTKPLKVKAHKFSKSAEEKIKAAGGSCEVIE; encoded by the coding sequence ATAAAACTACATGAGCTCAGACCCGCAGAAGGAGCTACCCACAGAAAAAAAAGAGTGGGTAGAGGTATAGGTTCAGGACATGGAAAAACTTCAACAAGAGGACATAAAGGGCAAAAATCAAGAAGAGGATACGGAGACCTTCCTGCATTCTTCGAAGGTGGTCAAACACCATTTATTATGAGAATTCCAAAAAGGGGATTCAGAAATCCAAATAAAAAAGAGTATGAAATCGTAAATCTAAAAACTTTAGAAGAAAGGTTTGAAGCAAACGAAGAAGTTACACCGGAAATCCTTAAAAACAAAAGAATAATCCACTGCACAGAAGCAGTAAAAATCCTCGGTGACGGGGAACTTACAAAGCCACTCAAAGTAAAAGCACACAAATTCTCAAAATCTGCTGAGGAAAAAATTAAAGCTGCAGGTGGGAGCTGCGAAGTAATAGAATAA
- the rpmD gene encoding 50S ribosomal protein L30 produces the protein MKIKVKLVRGLAGKRKDQIQAVKSLGLKKINDERVLEKNPMVLGNIRKAHHLIQVEEVE, from the coding sequence ATGAAAATAAAAGTAAAACTCGTTAGAGGACTGGCAGGTAAAAGAAAAGACCAGATACAGGCTGTAAAATCCCTTGGATTAAAAAAGATTAATGATGAAAGAGTTTTAGAAAAAAACCCAATGGTTCTGGGTAATATAAGAAAAGCACATCACCTTATTCAAGTGGAGGAAGTAGAATAA